From Candidatus Hydrogenedentota bacterium:
GACGGTGATATCGGTTCTCAGGGTGGTTTTCATTTCACTTTTTCCTATGCCTTATGAAGATTCTTTTATACGCCATTTTTGCCACACCATTTTCATAATAGCCGGCTGTAGGATTACCTTCCTTATAGGCTCCTGTGCCGCCACGTTTATAATAATCCTCAACAAACT
This genomic window contains:
- a CDS encoding DNA methyltransferase, producing PITFLDKYNPDQFEILGTSDNGLVDDSFKTTPGLTRQFVEDYYKRGGTGAYKEGNPTAGYYENGVAKMAYKRIFIRHRKK